A window of the Lactuca sativa cultivar Salinas chromosome 7, Lsat_Salinas_v11, whole genome shotgun sequence genome harbors these coding sequences:
- the LOC111890493 gene encoding costunolide synthase-like, with protein sequence MEPLTIVSLAVASFLLFAFWALSPKTSKNLPPGPPKLPIIGNIHQLKSPTPHRVLRNLAKKYGPIMHLQLGQVSTVVVSTPRLAREIMKTNDISFADRPTTTTSQIFFYKAQDIGWAPYGEYWRQMKKICTLELLSAKKVRSFSSIREEELRRISKVLESKAGTPVNFTEMTVEMVNNVICKATLGDSCKDQATLIEVLYDVLKTLSAFNLASYYPGLQFLNVILGKKAKWLKMQKQLDDILEDVLKEHRSKGRNKSDQEDLVDVLLRVKETGGLDFTVTDEHVKAVVLDMLTAGTDTSSATLEWAMTELMRNPDMMKRAQEEVRSVVKGDTITETDLQSLHYLKLIVKETLRLHAPTPLLVPRECRQACNVDGYDIPAKTKILVNAWACGTDPDSWKDAESFIPERFENCPINYMGADFEFIPFGAGRRICPGLTFGLSMVEYPLANFLYHFDWKLPNGLKPHELDITEITGISTSLKHQLKIVPVPRSLAH encoded by the exons ATGGAGCCTCTCACCATCGTCTCCCTCGCTGTGGCTTCATTCCTTCTCTTTGCTTTTTGGGCATTATCACCGAAGACCTCCAAGAACTTGCCACCAGGTCCACCAAAACTACCCATCATCGGAAACATACACCAACTCAAAAGCCCAACTCCTCATCGAGTTCTTAGAAACTTAGCCAAGAAATATGGCCCCATCATGCATCTACAGCTCGGACAAGTCTCTACAGTCGTCGTGTCTACACCTCGACTTGCTCGAGAGATCATGAAAACCAACGATATCAGCTTTGCTGACAGACCCACCACCACAACCTCCCAAATCTTCTTTTATAAAGCTCAAGACATTGGGTGGGCTCCATATGGCGAATACTGGAGGCAGATGAAGAAGATTTGCACCTTGGAGCTTCTTAGTGCTAAAAAAGTTCGATCTTTTAGCTCTATTCGGGAAGAGGAACTTAGACGTATCAGTAAGGTTCTTGAATCGAAAGCCGGAACACCCGTCAACTTCACTGAAATGACTGTGGAGATGGTGAATAATGTCATCTGCAAGGCTACGTTAGGAGATTCCTGCAAAGACCAGGCTACTTTGATCGAGGTGTTGTATGATGTGTTGAAAACTTTGAGTGCTTTCAATCTAGCATCGTATTATCCTGGTCTACAGTTTCTTAATGTGATCTTGGGGAAGAAAGCCAAGTGGTTGAAGATGCAGAAGCAGCTTGATGACATCTTGGAAGATGTGTTAAAGGAACACAGATCTAAAGGAAGAAACAAGAGCGATCAGGAAGATCTAGTTGATGTTCTTTTGAGAGTCAAAGAAACCGGTGGCTTGGATTTCACAGTCACAGATGAACATGTCAAAGCCGTTGTTCTG GATATGTTAACTGCTGGAACAGATACATCTTCAGCAACACTTGAATGGGCGATGACTGAGCTCATGAGGAACCCTGACATGATGAAGAGAGCACAAGAAGAAGTGAGATCGGTGGTGAAAGGAGACACAATCACCGAAACGGATTTACAAAGCTTGCATTACCTGAAACTAATAGTAAAGGAAACACTGAGGTTACATGCTCCTACACCTTTATTAGTACCCAGAGAATGCCGACAAGCTTGCAACGTCGACGGATATGATATTCCGGCAAAGACTAAGATCCTTGTAAACGCCTGGGCTTGTGGAACAGACCCTGACAGTTGGAAAGATGCCGAAAGCTTCATCCCGGAGAGATTTGAGAACTGTCCGATCAATTACATGGGTGCAGATTTCGAGTTCATTCCGTTCGGTGCTGGCCGGAGAATTTGCCCCGGACTTACATTTGGGTTGAGTATGGTTGAATACCCACTTGCTAATTTCTTGTATCATTTTGATTGGAAACTTCCAAATGGATTGAAACCCCATGAGCTTGACATCACGGAAATCACAGGGATTTCCACATCGCTTAAACATCAGTTGAAAATCGTACCGGTCCCCAGGTCCTTAGCACATTGA